The Salvelinus alpinus chromosome 21, SLU_Salpinus.1, whole genome shotgun sequence genome has a segment encoding these proteins:
- the LOC139547808 gene encoding leucine-rich repeat-containing protein 75A-like has translation MGTKQTKGAGCQEAGPSPQHGWKRTPTKERGDIFTSFMLRSGDRLSRGGSPPPYQRRIGMIQEMMLMAKQGKQDKATEMLQTLRQDLGMESTSLDDVLYRYASFRNLVDPITHDLVISLARYIQCPPKTSPGEDSLGAMEKVCRQLTYHLSPHSQWRRQGILKRKPLACLKVMLSTPPPNGALDLSGIPLTVRDMERLCAYLQRHAPIICSLELGFTELTDDAFLLLLPTLAALPRLETLALNGNRLTRAVLKELTDSLKDPASFPSVTWIDLGNNVDIFSLPQPFLVSLRKRCPKQGNLPTILEFGESQASEPEGRVGDDDDDRDDTNRTVSMDELRSEVEGEMDGETEIEEMMEELLDFDLEVQGKENEIEDSMWTMEEQRREGKRREETRGQGIRKMVERAELEEEDTQSESSHLSCSSQSQHSSGVVELMKEDEGEEGTDPLNHLT, from the exons ATgggcaccaaacagaccaaaggtGCCGGGTGCCAAGAGGCTGGGCCCAGCCCACAGCACGGGTGGAAACGGACCCCTACCAAGGAGAGGGGTGACATCTTCACCTCCTTCATGTTGAGGTCAGGGGACCGGCTGAGTCGTGGAGGGTCACCTCCGCCCTACCAGCGCCGGATAGGCATGATCCAGGAGATGATGCTGATGGCCAAGCAAGGCAAACAGGACAAGGCCACAGAGATGCTGCAGACACTccggcag gacTTGGGGATGGAGTCCACGTCTCTGGATGACGTGCTGTACCGTTACGCCAGCTTCAGGAACCTGGTGGACCCCATCACCCACGACCTCGTCATCAGCCTGGCCAGATACATCCAGTGCCCCCCCAAGACAAGCCCG ggGGAGGATTCTCTGGGTGCCATGGAGAAGGTATGTCGCCAGTTGACCTATCACCTGAGCCCACACTCACAGTGGAGACGGCAGGGCATACTGAAGAGGAAGCCGCTGGCATG tctCAAGGTCATGTTGTCGACCCCTCCCCCTAACGGGGCGCTGGACCTTTCGGGCATCCCCCTGACGGTGCGTGACATGGAGCGCCTTTGTGCCTATCTGCAGCGCCACGCGCCCATCATCTGCAGCCTGGAGCTGGGCTTCACCGAGCTCACCGACGacgccttcctcctcctcctgcccacGCTGGCCGCCCTGCCCCGCCTGGAGACCCTGGCCCTCAACGGCAACCGGCTGACCCGTGCCGTCCTCAAGGAGCTGACGGACAGCCTGAAGGACCCGGCCAGCTTCCCCAGTGTCACGTGGATCGACCTGGGCAACAACGTGGACATCTTCTCCCTGCCCCAGCCCTTCCTGGTGAGTCTGAGGAAGCGCTGCCCCAAGCAAGGCAACCTGCCCACCATCCTGGAGTTTGGTGAGAGCCAGGCCAGCGAGCctgaggggagggtgggggatgATGACGATGACAGGGATGACACCAACAGGACAGTGAGCATGGATGAACTGAGGtcggaggtggagggggagatggaCGGAGAGACGGAGATTGAGGAGATGATGGAAGAGTTGCTGGACTTTGACCTGGAGGTGCAGGGGAAGGAGAACGAGATCGAGGACAGCATGTGGAcaatggaggagcagaggagggagggaaagaggagggaggagacacgGGGACAGGGAATTAGGAAGATGGTGGAGAGGGCGGAGCTAGAGGAGGAagacacacagagtgagtcctccCACTTGTCGTGCTCCAGCCAATCGCAGCATTCCTCAGGAGTGGTTGAGCTGATGAaggaggatgaaggagaggaggggactgaTCCCTTAAACCACCTAACCTGA